CTTAATGTTTTAAAAGAAGCTGGTATAGAAGATGAAGTTCAACTTCTTAATATGAAAACTAGTGAATTAGCTGCTGCATGGTTACGTGGTGACATTGACGCTGCATATACATGGCAACCTACTTTAGGAACTTTAATTGATAATGATGGATTTGTATTAGTTTCATCAGAAGATATGATTGAAAAAGGATATATGACTGCTAATGTTGAATTAGTTAGAAAATCGTTTGCTGAAGCCAATCCCGAGTTAGTAGAAGCGTATATACAATGTATGGATGAAGCTTATAAATATTTTCTGTCAAATCGTGCTGATGCACTTAGTATGCTAGCAAGTGAGTTAGATTTAACAGTAGATGAAATTGATGTTCAAGTTAGTGGATCAATATGGACAAGTTTAGCTGAAATGAACGACAATGAGTTTATAACTGGATATGTTGATACAATGTTTTCTCAATCAGAATTTTTACTTGATCAAGATTTTGTTAATCGAGTAATCACTAGAGCAGAAGTAGAAGCTTTTATAAATAACTCATATGCAATAGGAGTGAATAATGGAAACTTTATTAAAAATTAAAAATGTCGGTGTTGATTATGACTTAGATGATGACATTATTGGAGCAATCAATAATGTATCTTTAGATATACATGAAAATGAATTTGTTTGTATCTTAGGTCCATCTGGTTGCGGGAAATCTACTTTATTAAAAGCCATTGCTGGTTTTCTTATACCCAATGAAGGAGAAATCTTAATGAATGGCAAGAAGATTGAAGGTCCTGATCAATCTAGAGGTGTCGTCTTTCAAGAAACAAATTTGTTTCCTTGGTTTGACGTTAAAAAAAATGTCACCATGGGACCAAGACTTGCACATAAATCAGAAGAAGAAATTAACTTGATTTGCGATAAGTTTTTAGAACAAGTAGAACTAGAAGAGTATAAAGATTCAAAAGTTTTTGAATTATCTGGAGGTCAAAAACAGAGAGTTGCGATTGCTCGAACACTCGCAAATAATCCTCAAGTTATTCTTATGGATGAACCTTTTGGAGCTCTTGATAGTTTCACAAGAAAAAAAATGCAAACTATGATTAGAACTTTATGGGAAAAGAATAACTCAACTATATTTTTTGTAACGCATGATATTGATGAAGCATTACTATTAGGAACAAAAATATATGTCATGAGAAGAGGAGAACAAAGCATCGTTAAAGATTATGATATTGATTATACAAATCGATTGTTATTAAATCCTAAGGAACATGTCGTTGATGAAAAAATTTTTATAAAACTAAAAGAAGAGATATTATCTTTATTAGAAGAATAAAAAAAAGGGAATTTCCCTTTTTTTATTTATATATAAAGTTATACTTCAAACTTAACATGTGTTAATGTTTCTGAAAGATTCCATAATGTTTTTGCATCATTGATATTGTGAGATCTTTTACTTGATTTGACTATTACTGGACGGCCCTTCATTCCAGTGAGTCCACTAGGTCCATAATATTGACCACTTTGAGCATTTTCATCTAATGCAGCTCTAACTTCTGGTAAGCAGCCTAAGTGTGGCGGTTGCCCAAATCTAAGTGCGAATTTTAAAAATGGATTACTGCTATTTTTACCTTGAATATGGCGCCCTAGATTTGTAGATGATACACCAGGATGAGCTGCTAATACCTTGATATCATACCCTTTTTCTTTTATTTTTCTATCTAGTTCATAAGTAAACAATAAATTTGATAATTTAGATTTAGCATATGATTTCATTTTTTTATATCCACCTTTTTCAAAAAGGTAATTATCAAAATCCATCTTACCTTGTCTATGTGCAAGACTTGAAACGTTGACGATTCTAGAAGCTTTCGTTTGTTTAATCACATCAAATAACTGAGCAGTTAATGCAAAATGGCCTAAATGATTAACACCATTTTGTATTTCAAATCCGTCAGTCGTTTTTCCATAAGGTATGGTCATAACTCCTGCATTATTCAATAAGATGTCTAATTGATCATATTTATTTTTGAAATCTTTAGCAAAAGCTTTTATGCTTTTTAAACTACCCAAATCAAGATCCATAGGCACTAGCTTTGCGTTTTTATTTTCCTTGAGTATTAAATCTCTAGCCTCATTAGCTCTTTCAATTGAACGACAAGCCATAATGATAGTAGCACCTTTAGATGCAAAAATCTTAGTTGCCTCTAGTCCTAAACCACTATTAGCACCTGTTACGATAATGATTTTTTTATTTAAATCTTTAATTTCAGTTATATTAAAATCAATGTTTTTCATAATTTCTCCTTAAATAAATATACTAAAGTAATTGTATGCTTTCCTTAATAGAATATCAAGGGTCATGCAAAAAAAAATATATTAACTTACTTATAATCGATCATAAGTCTAGTGATAAGTAATTTTGATTATGTTATATACAAAAATTAAATAGAATTGAAATACTTTATTTTTTAAATAAACAAGATTAAAACAACTGTTATTATGGTAAAATAAATATACAACTAGTATATAAATACAATTAAATAAACAATTCAGGTACTTTATTTTTTTAATAAGTTAGGTTATTTAAGCATTTGATAAAGACTACATAAAAATGCATTTTTAATTAAAAGGAGATAGATTATGAACAAAAGTTTTTATAAAGATATCCTTTACCAATCACCAATTGGCTATGCTTACCATGAAATTATTTTAGATGACACTGGAAACCCTTGTGATTATAGGTTTATTGAAGTTAATTCAGCTTTTGAGTCTTTCACAGGTCTTTTAAGTAAGAACATTATTGGAAAAACTGTATTAGAAGTTATTCCTAACATTACTAAAGATAAATTTGAATGGATTTCATTTTATGGAGATATAGCTTTAAATAATAAATTAGAAACATTTGAGTCTTATTCTGAACCATTAAAAAAGTGGTATAAAATAGAAGCTTTTTCTCCAAAAAAAGGCTTTTTTATAACTGTTTTCACAGATATTACTAGTAAAGTAAAACAAGAGAAAGACTTCTCAAAATTAGAGAATGTTTTTGCTAATGTTATTCAAAACGCTCCTATACCAATTATGATACATCGCAGTGATGGAGCTGTTTTAAATATAAGTGATGCATGGGAAAACTTATCAGGTTATAAATATAATGATATTTCAACAGTAGATAAATGGACCAAAGCAGCTTATGGGACAAAGCATAATGATGTAAAAAATTTTATCAATAAATTATATAACTTAAATGAATCTCAGCATGATGGAGAGTTTTTAATTAACACCAAAGATCATAAGCAATTATTGTGGGATTTTTATTCAGCATATATAGGTGAAACTGCTGATAATCGTAAACTGGCAATGAGTGTTGCTATTGATGTTACTGAAGAGAAAAATGCTATTCAAGCGTTAGTTAAAGAAAGATTACTACTTGAAGCAACATTACTTTCTGTAGGTGATGGTGTCATTTGTACAAATCAAATTGGAGAAATCACTTTAATTAATAAAATTGCTGAAAATTTAACTGGTTGGACAAAAAAAGATGCTTTAGGTAGAAAAATTGAAGACGTATTTACTATATTTAACGAACTAACCGGTGTAGCAAGTGAAAATATTGTTAGAAAAGTAATCGAAAAAGGAACTATTCATCAATTAGCAAATCATACAGTTTTAAGATCAAAAGATGGAAAAGAACGTCCTATTGCTGATAGTGCTGCACCTATTATATTAAGTAGTGGAGAAGTAATTGGAGCAGTTTTAGTTTTTAGAGATTATACTGAAAAATATAGATCGCAAAATGAAATAGAAAACTTAGTGGAAGAACTTAAACATACACATATCTTATTAGATGCAAGTCTTAATAGTCCAGTAGATATGATTATATTATCTCTTGATAAAGATTATAATTATTTATTCTTTAATGAGGCTCATAGACAATCAATGATATATTCTTATAATGCGCATATTAAAATAGGAGACTGCCTATTTGACTTTATGACTTCAGAAGAGGATATCAAAAAAGCTAAATTAAATTATGATAAAGCCTTGTTTGGTACATCTCATATGACGGTTGAAAAATTTGGTGATGTAGAAATTAATACTTTTGAAACGATCTATAGTCCAATTAAAGATGAAAAAGGTACTATAATAGGCGTTACAGCATATGCGAAAAACATTACAGAGAGAGTCAATAGAATAAGACAAATACAAGATAGCAATGATAATTATAAATTAATTCTAAATTCTACAACTGATGGGATGTATGGTGTAGATTTAAACAATAAATGTACATTTGTCAACAAAAGTTTTTTAAGATTATTAGGTTATGAAAAAGAAGATTTCTTTTTAGGAAAAAACATACATAATACAATCCACCATCATTATTCTAATGGAACAAAATATCCAGAGGATGAATGTGATGTTGAACACGCAGTTTTAATAGGAGAAAAAGGAAATATAGGCGAAAGTGTATTATGGAAAAAAGATGGCTCTAAATTACATGTTGAATTTACAGCAAACCCACAATTTAAAGATGGAAAACTCATAGGTGCTGTGGTAAATTTTAGAGATATATCAGAAAGACTAAGAGATGAAAAAGCATTAAAAAATGAAAAAGAATTGGCTCAAGAGTATTTAAATATTGCCGGAGTTATGATTTTAGTTTTAGATCAAAATGGAAGAGTTACACTTATTAATAAAAAAGGGTGTGAACTATTAGGAGCAAATGAAAAAGACATACTTGGGAAAAATTGGTTTGACAATTTTATACCTAAAAATCAAATAAAAGATGTAAAAAAAATATTTAAAAGCATATTTATTGAATCAAGCAATTTTGTTAGTAGATATGAAAATTCAATTATAAATGTTAAAGGCGAACAAAGAGATATTTTATGGAATAATTCAATGTTATTTAACTCAGAAGGTAAAATCATTGGTGTTTTAAGTTCTGGAGAAGATATTACAGAAATGAACATCACGCTTGATGAACTAAAAGATAGCGAGAAAAGATTTAGAAATTTATTTGAAAAAGCCCCATTCGGATATCAATCTTTAGATGCTAACGGATGTTTTTTAGAGGTTAATCAAAAATGGGTAGAAATTTTTGGGTATAAAAAAGCAGAAGTCATTGGTAAATCTTTTGGTGATCTATTAGTCCCTAATTATAAAAGAATGTTTGGAAAGAAATTTAATACATTTAAAAAGAATGGTACAATTCATTCTGAATTTATGATGTTGACAAAAGAAGGTAAACAAATTGAAGTTGGATTTGATGGTAATATCGCATATAATAAAAATAATAAATTTCAACAAACCCATTGCACAGTAAGTGATATTACAGAAATAAATATCGCAAATAGTAAATTAAGAGAAAGCGAAATGAGATATCGTCAGCTTGTAAATAACTTAGATGCTGGTATTGTCATCCATGCACCTGATTCAACTATTATTTCTTTCAATAAGCGAGCTGAAGAATTGTTAGTTTTAGGACATGATGAGTTAAACGGAAAGAAAGCAACATCAAATAAATTTCATTTCACAGATTCGAAGTCTAATAAATTAAATAAAGAATTATATCCGATTAATATTATTTTAGAAACTAAACAGCCTCTTAAAGATTATATTATAGGAATTAAACATATTCTTAATAATACGCTGACGTGGGTTTCAGTTAATGGAGTGCCTATTTTTAATGATAATCATAGTCTTATCGAGGTAGTTATTAGTTTTACAGACATTTCACTTGAAAAGATTAAACAAGATGAAATCACTTATTTAAGTAATCATGATTATTTAACAGGGTTATATAATCGTCGTTATTTTTCTGAGTCGTATCATGCTTTAAATCATGAGCAATATTATCCTTTAGGTATTATGATGATAGATGTTAATGGATTAAAAATTATAAATGATGCTTATGGACATAATATTGGAGATATTGTATTAAAGAAAGTTTCAGAAATTTTATTTAAATCGAGTAGAAAAGAAGATATCATCTGTCGAATAGGTGGAGATGAATTTGCAATTGTTTTTCCAAATATAAAACAAGATAAATTAGAAGATATTAAACAAACCATAAAAGAAAATGCTAAAAATATAAAAGTTCGAAATGTAGCTTTATCTCTTGCTATAGGCTCGGAATTAAAAAGTGATTCAAATCAAAATGATCTTGATAAAATTTTAAAATTAGCCGAAAACAATATGTATAGACATAAAATTACTGAAGGCGCGAGTATGAGAAATAAGGCAATTAAAGCTATTTTAAGAACTTTAACTGATAAGTATACTGAAGAGAGAATTCATTCTAAAAAAGTTAGTCGGTTATGTAAAAAAATGGGAGAGGTTTTAAAACTCAAAGAAGAAGATATTAAAGAGTTAGAACAAGCTGGTATGTATCATGATATAGGAAAGATTTCAATACCTGATGCTATTTTAAATAAGCCTGGCAGATTAACTAAAGAAGAATTTGAAGTTATTAAAACACATCCTGAAATATCTTACCAAATTTTAAGAGCTGCTGATGAGTATTCTGATCTTGCAATTCATGCACTTCATCATCATGAGAGATGGGATGGAAAAGGATATCCTAGCGGTAAAAAAGGTCTTGACATTCCGATGTTTTCTAGAATTATATGTATCATAGATGCATATGAAGCAATGACAGCTGTAAGAGTTTATAAAGATAAAATGTCACAGAGAGAAACAGTTGAAGAAATCATAAGATGTTCAGGATCTCAATTTGATGAAAGTTTAGCAAAAACATTCGTAG
The sequence above is drawn from the Mariniplasma anaerobium genome and encodes:
- a CDS encoding ABC transporter ATP-binding protein, producing METLLKIKNVGVDYDLDDDIIGAINNVSLDIHENEFVCILGPSGCGKSTLLKAIAGFLIPNEGEILMNGKKIEGPDQSRGVVFQETNLFPWFDVKKNVTMGPRLAHKSEEEINLICDKFLEQVELEEYKDSKVFELSGGQKQRVAIARTLANNPQVILMDEPFGALDSFTRKKMQTMIRTLWEKNNSTIFFVTHDIDEALLLGTKIYVMRRGEQSIVKDYDIDYTNRLLLNPKEHVVDEKIFIKLKEEILSLLEE
- a CDS encoding PAS domain S-box protein gives rise to the protein MNKSFYKDILYQSPIGYAYHEIILDDTGNPCDYRFIEVNSAFESFTGLLSKNIIGKTVLEVIPNITKDKFEWISFYGDIALNNKLETFESYSEPLKKWYKIEAFSPKKGFFITVFTDITSKVKQEKDFSKLENVFANVIQNAPIPIMIHRSDGAVLNISDAWENLSGYKYNDISTVDKWTKAAYGTKHNDVKNFINKLYNLNESQHDGEFLINTKDHKQLLWDFYSAYIGETADNRKLAMSVAIDVTEEKNAIQALVKERLLLEATLLSVGDGVICTNQIGEITLINKIAENLTGWTKKDALGRKIEDVFTIFNELTGVASENIVRKVIEKGTIHQLANHTVLRSKDGKERPIADSAAPIILSSGEVIGAVLVFRDYTEKYRSQNEIENLVEELKHTHILLDASLNSPVDMIILSLDKDYNYLFFNEAHRQSMIYSYNAHIKIGDCLFDFMTSEEDIKKAKLNYDKALFGTSHMTVEKFGDVEINTFETIYSPIKDEKGTIIGVTAYAKNITERVNRIRQIQDSNDNYKLILNSTTDGMYGVDLNNKCTFVNKSFLRLLGYEKEDFFLGKNIHNTIHHHYSNGTKYPEDECDVEHAVLIGEKGNIGESVLWKKDGSKLHVEFTANPQFKDGKLIGAVVNFRDISERLRDEKALKNEKELAQEYLNIAGVMILVLDQNGRVTLINKKGCELLGANEKDILGKNWFDNFIPKNQIKDVKKIFKSIFIESSNFVSRYENSIINVKGEQRDILWNNSMLFNSEGKIIGVLSSGEDITEMNITLDELKDSEKRFRNLFEKAPFGYQSLDANGCFLEVNQKWVEIFGYKKAEVIGKSFGDLLVPNYKRMFGKKFNTFKKNGTIHSEFMMLTKEGKQIEVGFDGNIAYNKNNKFQQTHCTVSDITEINIANSKLRESEMRYRQLVNNLDAGIVIHAPDSTIISFNKRAEELLVLGHDELNGKKATSNKFHFTDSKSNKLNKELYPINIILETKQPLKDYIIGIKHILNNTLTWVSVNGVPIFNDNHSLIEVVISFTDISLEKIKQDEITYLSNHDYLTGLYNRRYFSESYHALNHEQYYPLGIMMIDVNGLKIINDAYGHNIGDIVLKKVSEILFKSSRKEDIICRIGGDEFAIVFPNIKQDKLEDIKQTIKENAKNIKVRNVALSLAIGSELKSDSNQNDLDKILKLAENNMYRHKITEGASMRNKAIKAILRTLTDKYTEERIHSKKVSRLCKKMGEVLKLKEEDIKELEQAGMYHDIGKISIPDAILNKPGRLTKEEFEVIKTHPEISYQILRAADEYSDLAIHALHHHERWDGKGYPSGKKGLDIPMFSRIICIIDAYEAMTAVRVYKDKMSQRETVEEIIRCSGSQFDESLAKTFVEKVLKEEWKILNV
- a CDS encoding oxidoreductase, with product MKNIDFNITEIKDLNKKIIIVTGANSGLGLEATKIFASKGATIIMACRSIERANEARDLILKENKNAKLVPMDLDLGSLKSIKAFAKDFKNKYDQLDILLNNAGVMTIPYGKTTDGFEIQNGVNHLGHFALTAQLFDVIKQTKASRIVNVSSLAHRQGKMDFDNYLFEKGGYKKMKSYAKSKLSNLLFTYELDRKIKEKGYDIKVLAAHPGVSSTNLGRHIQGKNSSNPFLKFALRFGQPPHLGCLPEVRAALDENAQSGQYYGPSGLTGMKGRPVIVKSSKRSHNINDAKTLWNLSETLTHVKFEV
- a CDS encoding taurine ABC transporter substrate-binding protein; the encoded protein is MKKMFMIGLLFLLVILTSCGGSKTEVNIGLLKVPNDAILAKQMGLFEEKYNALGYDVNYYTFDSGVDANKAIVSGDIDFATMGNINSLVALGSNLDAELIWIHETLGDVEALVVKNDSGITEVEDLVGKNVATTFVSTAHYVLLNVLKEAGIEDEVQLLNMKTSELAAAWLRGDIDAAYTWQPTLGTLIDNDGFVLVSSEDMIEKGYMTANVELVRKSFAEANPELVEAYIQCMDEAYKYFLSNRADALSMLASELDLTVDEIDVQVSGSIWTSLAEMNDNEFITGYVDTMFSQSEFLLDQDFVNRVITRAEVEAFINNSYAIGVNNGNFIKN